A part of Gemmatimonas groenlandica genomic DNA contains:
- a CDS encoding S1/P1 nuclease has protein sequence MKRSLLMLSAATAMALSATSLAAAPRAERPTTTRRWDAVGHRAMAAMAYDRLRPATRARVDDIMRAHPDIAALGANVNVNTPVGIREVFLRASVWPDQIRGDARFYPETDSSAQPTPLLPGYPTMARRAGWHYLSRSFSTDGTPTIPLVEPNVASVFPSLAESLGDNALSPSLRAYSLSWIIHVVGDLHQPLHGTSRSAADQPDGDAGGNRVWVQLRGFERDSINLHAVWDGWVGRPSRELPIDDVAAAIARELPMTAGQADDALNLPRGAPLAATVRAWADESATLARYMAYELPPRAGSVPPVLTDAYVALGTRIARQRLALSAYRLAAVIEAQLGS, from the coding sequence ATGAAACGTTCTCTGCTCATGCTCTCCGCCGCTACTGCCATGGCTCTCTCGGCCACGTCGCTGGCGGCGGCACCGCGCGCCGAGCGTCCCACCACGACCCGGCGTTGGGACGCTGTTGGCCACCGTGCGATGGCGGCGATGGCGTACGACCGACTGCGTCCCGCCACCCGCGCTCGCGTCGACGACATCATGCGGGCGCATCCTGACATCGCCGCGCTTGGCGCGAACGTGAACGTCAATACGCCGGTGGGTATCCGCGAGGTGTTCCTGCGCGCGTCGGTGTGGCCCGATCAGATTCGGGGCGACGCGCGCTTCTATCCGGAAACCGACAGCAGTGCGCAACCCACGCCACTGCTGCCCGGTTACCCGACCATGGCGCGCCGCGCCGGCTGGCACTACCTCTCGCGCTCATTCTCCACTGACGGTACACCGACGATTCCGCTTGTCGAGCCGAACGTCGCATCGGTCTTCCCGTCGTTGGCCGAGTCACTCGGGGACAACGCCCTTTCTCCCAGTCTGCGCGCCTACAGTCTGAGTTGGATCATCCACGTGGTGGGCGATCTGCATCAGCCACTGCATGGCACGTCGCGTTCGGCGGCCGACCAGCCCGACGGCGATGCCGGCGGCAACCGCGTGTGGGTGCAGCTCCGCGGGTTCGAGCGTGATTCCATCAATCTGCACGCGGTATGGGATGGTTGGGTGGGCCGTCCGTCGCGAGAGCTGCCGATCGATGACGTGGCGGCGGCGATCGCTCGTGAGCTGCCCATGACCGCAGGGCAGGCGGATGATGCGCTGAACCTGCCGCGAGGTGCGCCACTCGCCGCCACCGTTCGTGCGTGGGCCGACGAGAGCGCCACCCTCGCGCGCTACATGGCGTACGAGCTACCGCCGCGCGCGGGGAGTGTGCCGCCCGTACTCACCGATGCGTACGTCGCGCTGGGCACTCGGATCGCGCGGCAACGGCTGGCGCTGTCGGCGTATCGGCTGGCGGCAGTGATCGAGGCGCAGCTCGGTTCGTAG
- a CDS encoding YdeI/OmpD-associated family protein: MSYFTHRFETRIARHAVGTYHYTVVYLDASLHSALPLEQHARLRIEADVSGVPVKGAWQPARGRWYLMLPKAPMKAAGLKIGSPVEVAFRVLPQDDVDIPDELAALLATKARVRKAWAALSPGKQRGIAHLVSSAKRPETKAARIQSIEAGLLGTAAPPWERPGGRASAATGE, encoded by the coding sequence GTGAGTTACTTCACCCATCGCTTCGAAACCCGCATCGCACGCCACGCGGTCGGTACGTACCACTACACCGTGGTGTACCTCGACGCATCGCTGCACAGCGCACTCCCACTCGAGCAGCATGCGCGCTTGCGCATCGAGGCCGATGTATCGGGCGTACCAGTAAAAGGCGCGTGGCAGCCGGCGCGAGGGCGATGGTATCTGATGCTGCCGAAGGCTCCCATGAAGGCAGCCGGATTGAAGATCGGTAGTCCCGTCGAAGTGGCCTTCCGGGTGTTGCCACAGGATGACGTCGATATCCCCGACGAGCTCGCGGCGCTGCTTGCCACCAAGGCGCGTGTTCGCAAAGCGTGGGCAGCGCTTAGTCCCGGAAAGCAGCGCGGCATTGCGCATCTCGTGTCGTCGGCCAAGCGGCCAGAAACGAAAGCTGCACGCATTCAGAGCATCGAGGCGGGTCTGCTGGGGACGGCGGCGCCGCCATGGGAGCGGCCGGGGGGACGAGCGTCTGCTGCGACAGGCGAATGA
- a CDS encoding Ig-like domain-containing protein gives MPMLPAVTRSPVRLLLVSALTLWATTGCSGGSDTPVTPPVTPPAVVVTRVEITPGAGTIDVGASLTLQAQPFSAAGAALTGRTVSWRSEAPQIATVTDQGVVTGIAAGTAPVVATVSGVSVTTSISVRDVNRIDADSVRLTDVGQLADLRISRNGQPSTVATVTLIDEQRWLSELPVLEAAALGQGRVVSTGPGRARVRVQAGTLIDTVTIGVTLARARIFSSSAPVGRTHLGSADTITLRGYALTSLAVAALQANGFTPTTTARDSATWRFVFPPAADACTGNPPAITLTLTSSDGVLPSGLTRAFANELSLAVGDARRLTSAQAECLRFAPSSQARYLLSYADSRLHEKAKTQPEYPWPDSVVVRVTPAGRSAATPLRALARNALLFDGPESALRSAAASAVAPAAASMVPAGCPYLNASAPFCRATPYVLGEVFTHYPFDRPSGPARVIAIRGNLVLAVFRADSSLLAPNAVARADSALRLFATTGIPWLQSVYSLSAPTSSSDESGQLLLMLDASTQSSAGWFADGGQGHGRWGRLTLGMPDGSGFRVDGYSYSLNYSIIAHEVTHTYQYRWRWQYAAPWQTYLGTSWGVEGGATFAQLQTLRETLGVSFSANTNFDVLPLTDPASSLSVGARARGDVTAGYTPAASMLRDFMQRLAQSGMTTRDAAREVAQGAMEGWHGINEEGLARGLGLTARMRARLGAAWNPTDAMLQWTMTEAADDMTSNPLYQNVSNRKSSTTTADASLPPHALVQPTVAAAVLRAAGNSGVFEISDPLGTAFRADAVVGTMATTAVQWLVLRIR, from the coding sequence ATGCCGATGTTGCCCGCCGTTACGCGATCGCCTGTCCGGTTGCTGCTGGTATCCGCCCTGACGCTGTGGGCGACGACGGGCTGCAGCGGCGGCAGCGATACCCCCGTAACACCGCCCGTGACACCACCGGCCGTCGTCGTGACACGGGTGGAGATCACACCGGGCGCCGGCACCATCGATGTCGGGGCCAGTCTCACGTTGCAGGCACAGCCATTCAGTGCAGCCGGTGCCGCGCTCACTGGACGGACCGTTTCCTGGCGAAGCGAGGCGCCGCAAATCGCGACGGTTACCGATCAGGGTGTGGTCACCGGTATCGCGGCCGGCACGGCGCCGGTGGTCGCGACAGTGTCCGGCGTCAGCGTCACGACGAGCATCAGCGTGCGCGATGTGAATCGCATCGACGCGGATTCGGTACGTCTCACGGATGTTGGACAGCTGGCGGACTTGCGCATCTCGAGGAACGGCCAGCCCAGCACCGTCGCGACCGTGACGCTGATCGACGAGCAACGGTGGTTGAGTGAACTGCCGGTGCTCGAGGCGGCGGCGCTGGGGCAGGGACGCGTGGTGAGCACCGGCCCCGGTCGGGCCCGCGTGCGCGTGCAGGCCGGCACGCTGATCGACACGGTCACGATCGGCGTCACACTCGCCCGTGCACGCATATTCTCATCGAGCGCACCGGTTGGTCGCACGCACCTTGGCAGCGCTGACACGATCACCCTGCGCGGCTACGCGCTCACGTCGCTGGCTGTCGCCGCGTTGCAAGCCAACGGATTCACGCCTACTACGACGGCGCGCGACAGCGCCACGTGGCGCTTTGTCTTTCCGCCGGCGGCCGATGCGTGTACAGGGAACCCGCCGGCCATTACGCTCACGCTCACCAGCAGCGACGGCGTGCTGCCAAGTGGCCTCACGCGCGCGTTCGCGAACGAGCTGTCACTGGCGGTGGGCGACGCGCGACGCCTCACCTCCGCGCAGGCGGAGTGTCTCCGCTTCGCGCCTTCGTCGCAAGCGCGCTACCTGCTGTCGTACGCCGACTCGCGATTGCACGAGAAGGCGAAGACGCAGCCGGAGTACCCGTGGCCGGATTCCGTGGTGGTTCGGGTCACGCCCGCCGGCCGATCGGCGGCCACGCCGCTCCGAGCACTCGCTCGCAACGCGTTGCTCTTTGATGGCCCTGAATCGGCACTGCGCTCAGCAGCCGCATCGGCGGTTGCACCCGCTGCCGCGTCGATGGTGCCGGCCGGATGCCCCTATCTAAACGCGTCGGCACCATTCTGCCGCGCCACGCCGTACGTGCTTGGCGAGGTCTTCACGCACTATCCTTTCGACCGACCGAGCGGGCCGGCGCGCGTGATCGCGATCCGGGGAAATCTGGTGCTGGCGGTCTTTCGTGCCGACTCGTCGCTGCTCGCGCCAAACGCGGTGGCCCGCGCCGACAGCGCGTTGCGGCTCTTCGCCACCACGGGTATTCCCTGGTTGCAAAGTGTGTACAGCCTGTCTGCGCCGACCTCGAGCAGCGATGAGTCCGGACAATTGCTGCTCATGCTGGATGCATCGACGCAAAGCAGTGCGGGGTGGTTTGCCGATGGCGGTCAAGGGCATGGCCGGTGGGGACGGCTCACCCTCGGTATGCCGGACGGATCGGGGTTTCGGGTCGATGGGTACTCCTACTCGCTCAACTACAGCATCATCGCGCACGAAGTCACGCACACCTACCAGTACCGTTGGCGCTGGCAGTACGCCGCGCCGTGGCAGACGTACCTGGGCACCTCTTGGGGCGTTGAAGGCGGTGCGACGTTCGCGCAGCTGCAGACGCTGCGGGAAACGCTCGGCGTTTCGTTCAGCGCCAATACGAACTTCGATGTGCTACCGCTGACCGATCCCGCCTCGTCGTTGTCGGTAGGCGCACGAGCGAGAGGTGACGTCACGGCGGGATACACGCCGGCCGCCAGCATGCTGCGCGACTTTATGCAGCGGCTCGCGCAGAGCGGCATGACCACGCGCGATGCGGCGCGCGAAGTCGCCCAAGGCGCGATGGAAGGCTGGCACGGTATCAACGAAGAAGGGCTCGCCCGCGGGCTGGGACTGACTGCGCGCATGCGCGCCAGGCTCGGCGCCGCGTGGAATCCTACCGACGCGATGCTGCAGTGGACGATGACCGAAGCCGCCGACGACATGACGTCGAATCCGCTCTACCAGAACGTGAGCAACCGGAAATCGTCGACGACGACGGCAGACGCCAGTCTCCCACCACATGCGCTGGTGCAGCCGACGGTTGCGGCTGCGGTACTGCGTGCGGCCGGGAACAGTGGTGTGTTCGAGATCAGCGATCCACTCGGCACCGCCTTCCGTGCCGATGCCGTGGTGGGGACCATGGCGACGACGGCCGTGCAGTGGCTCGTGCTGCGGATTCGCTAG
- a CDS encoding DEAD/DEAH box helicase, producing the protein MPSPLLTRQFSAQSRQRGDAILRNGAVQVLDATATAAVARVQGTDEYMVVIEMERRAALLGCSCPYAADGAYCKHVWATLGSLEASPRSRVLSDALARATSVRLLLAELDDDALLDDDAFEDDAFDNDVRGDSDAAFGAPVASPRAPHPALPSPLPPPTWPAILDRAAWQMRNADATDYTAYRSRATRAEWPDDRRLVYVIEGSVGGGHSLSLEVMTEKRARDGSWSAPKRFGYSSTVWMQAPEASDREITRLLLGAAPLPDYGIARTSFVIAPHAVTYVLPAVCATGRARLKLAGPPPTLLPVTWERAAHTATTAPAPWQFTIALEREGDGWVLSGALVRGEERRDFREITWMHATGVCLLDGVLAPVAVDGQWPLMIELLLQKRLPIGDNPSAALEQLYAMPRVPALALPPELAITESHAAPTPGVRFVADPVAWRGYSTHMAGVQLVFRYGGAEVSASDAGATRFDGSTRTLYHRDRDAEQEALARLVKLGLTIVRGAESIKAPFVLPRTSLRRVAQQLTVDGWWVEVDGRAFRAPGAVQARVRSGVDWFDLDGTVAYGDTTVSLAAILEAKRLGEDTVLLPNGGLGLLPHDWLDQIGPIFAGGERTTTGARFRTSQLALLDALLATLPHVDVDAAFARQREALRGFERVLPADPAASFTGTLRGYQREGLGWMHFLRTFGFGGCLADDMGLGKTIQVLALLDARRAEGHGPSLVVVPRSLVFNWRTEAAKFAPQLRVVDWSSATRHDAAFDSTAVDMALVTYGTLRRDAVRLSEIAFDYVVLDEAQAIKNQSTATAKACRVLQASHRLAMSGTPVENRLEELWSLLDFLNPGMLGASSRFATSLRSVSADNATAGTTAGVDAVLARALRPVILRRTKREVAPELPERIERTLEVELEPKQRAFYEQVRAKVRAEVMLQVETSGLGRSKLHILEGLLRLRQAACHPVLADARKKALPSAKLDALLPALADVAAEKNKALVFSQFTSFLALVRAALDERGIPYAYLDGRTKNRHACVDRFQNDPSCPIFLISLKAGGHGLNLTAADYVYLLDPWWNPAVEAQAIDRAHRIGRMRHVIATRLVARDTIEEKILALQAGKRALADAILSSDRTGLASIGREELELLLA; encoded by the coding sequence ATGCCGTCACCGCTGCTCACCCGCCAGTTTTCCGCCCAGTCCCGTCAGCGGGGCGACGCCATTCTGCGCAACGGGGCCGTACAAGTCCTCGATGCCACCGCGACCGCGGCCGTGGCCCGTGTGCAAGGCACCGACGAGTACATGGTCGTGATCGAAATGGAACGCCGCGCTGCGCTGCTCGGCTGCTCCTGCCCGTATGCCGCGGACGGCGCCTACTGTAAGCATGTGTGGGCCACCCTCGGTTCCTTGGAGGCGAGTCCCCGATCCCGTGTGTTGTCCGACGCGCTCGCGCGTGCGACGTCCGTGCGCCTCCTCTTGGCCGAACTTGACGACGACGCACTGCTCGACGACGATGCGTTCGAGGACGATGCGTTCGACAACGATGTGCGCGGAGATTCCGATGCCGCATTCGGCGCGCCCGTAGCCAGCCCACGCGCCCCGCATCCGGCCCTGCCATCGCCATTGCCCCCGCCGACGTGGCCGGCGATCCTCGACCGGGCAGCGTGGCAAATGCGCAACGCGGACGCGACCGACTACACGGCATATCGCTCCCGAGCCACGCGCGCTGAGTGGCCCGATGATCGCCGCCTCGTGTACGTGATCGAGGGGAGCGTCGGTGGTGGTCACAGTCTGTCGCTCGAAGTGATGACCGAGAAGCGTGCGCGCGACGGTTCATGGAGCGCTCCCAAACGCTTCGGCTATTCGTCGACCGTCTGGATGCAGGCCCCGGAGGCCAGCGACCGCGAGATCACTCGACTCCTGCTCGGTGCCGCACCGTTGCCCGACTACGGGATCGCGCGCACCTCGTTCGTGATCGCACCGCATGCGGTCACGTATGTGCTGCCCGCCGTCTGCGCCACCGGGCGCGCGCGCCTCAAGCTGGCCGGCCCCCCGCCGACGCTACTCCCCGTTACGTGGGAGCGCGCCGCACACACGGCAACCACGGCGCCCGCCCCGTGGCAATTCACCATCGCGCTCGAGCGCGAAGGTGACGGGTGGGTGCTCAGCGGTGCGTTGGTCCGTGGCGAGGAACGTCGCGATTTCAGAGAGATCACGTGGATGCACGCGACTGGCGTATGCCTACTCGACGGGGTGCTGGCGCCCGTCGCGGTGGACGGCCAGTGGCCGCTGATGATCGAGCTGTTGCTCCAGAAGCGCCTCCCGATCGGTGACAATCCGTCGGCAGCGCTCGAGCAACTCTATGCCATGCCGCGAGTGCCGGCGTTGGCACTTCCGCCCGAACTCGCCATCACCGAGTCACACGCGGCACCAACTCCGGGCGTTCGCTTCGTCGCCGATCCGGTCGCATGGCGGGGCTACTCGACCCACATGGCCGGCGTACAACTTGTGTTCCGTTATGGCGGCGCCGAGGTGAGCGCGTCCGACGCGGGCGCGACACGGTTCGACGGTAGCACTCGCACGCTGTACCATCGTGACCGCGATGCCGAACAGGAGGCACTGGCTCGCCTCGTCAAGCTCGGACTCACCATCGTGCGAGGGGCGGAGTCGATCAAGGCGCCGTTCGTGCTGCCGCGCACCTCGCTGCGGCGCGTGGCGCAGCAGCTCACGGTCGACGGCTGGTGGGTCGAGGTCGATGGCCGCGCTTTTCGAGCGCCGGGTGCGGTGCAGGCCCGCGTGCGATCCGGCGTCGACTGGTTCGATCTCGATGGCACCGTAGCCTATGGCGACACCACCGTCTCCCTCGCCGCGATACTCGAAGCGAAGCGGCTCGGTGAGGACACCGTGCTCCTCCCGAATGGCGGACTCGGTCTGTTGCCGCACGACTGGCTCGACCAGATTGGCCCGATCTTCGCCGGCGGCGAGCGCACCACCACCGGTGCCCGCTTTCGCACGTCGCAGCTGGCCCTGCTCGACGCGCTGCTGGCCACGCTGCCCCACGTTGACGTGGACGCCGCCTTCGCGCGACAGCGTGAAGCACTCCGGGGTTTCGAACGTGTGTTGCCGGCGGATCCCGCCGCATCCTTCACAGGCACGCTGCGCGGCTATCAACGCGAAGGGCTCGGCTGGATGCACTTCCTGCGTACGTTCGGCTTTGGCGGCTGCCTCGCCGACGACATGGGGCTCGGGAAAACGATTCAGGTGCTCGCCCTGCTGGATGCGCGTCGGGCCGAGGGTCACGGGCCATCGTTGGTGGTGGTACCGCGCTCGCTGGTGTTCAACTGGCGTACCGAAGCCGCGAAATTTGCGCCGCAGCTTCGTGTGGTCGATTGGAGTAGCGCCACCCGTCACGACGCCGCGTTCGATTCGACGGCGGTCGACATGGCACTCGTCACCTATGGGACATTGCGCCGCGATGCCGTGCGTCTCTCCGAGATTGCCTTCGACTACGTCGTGCTCGACGAGGCACAGGCCATCAAGAACCAGAGCACCGCGACGGCGAAGGCCTGTCGCGTGCTGCAGGCGTCCCATCGGCTCGCGATGAGCGGCACGCCGGTGGAGAACCGCCTCGAAGAACTGTGGAGCCTACTCGACTTCCTGAATCCGGGTATGCTCGGCGCGTCGTCGCGATTCGCCACGTCGCTGCGTAGCGTGAGCGCCGATAATGCGACGGCTGGCACAACAGCGGGCGTCGACGCCGTGTTGGCGCGCGCGCTACGTCCGGTGATTCTGCGGCGTACCAAACGTGAAGTGGCACCCGAGCTGCCCGAGCGCATCGAGCGCACACTTGAGGTGGAGCTCGAACCCAAACAGCGTGCGTTCTACGAGCAGGTACGCGCGAAAGTGCGGGCCGAGGTCATGTTACAGGTCGAGACGAGTGGACTGGGTCGCTCGAAGCTGCACATCCTGGAAGGACTGCTGCGACTGCGTCAGGCCGCGTGCCACCCCGTGCTGGCCGACGCGCGCAAGAAGGCGCTGCCCAGTGCGAAGCTCGATGCGTTGTTACCAGCACTGGCTGATGTGGCAGCGGAAAAGAACAAGGCGCTGGTGTTCTCGCAGTTCACGTCGTTCCTCGCGCTCGTGCGCGCCGCGCTCGACGAACGAGGGATTCCCTATGCGTACCTCGACGGTCGCACGAAGAACCGGCACGCGTGCGTCGATCGTTTCCAGAACGATCCGTCGTGCCCGATCTTCCTGATCAGCCTGAAGGCCGGCGGACATGGCCTCAATCTCACCGCCGCCGACTACGTCTATCTGCTCGACCCGTGGTGGAATCCAGCTGTGGAGGCGCAGGCAATCGACCGCGCCCACCGCATCGGGCGTATGCGGCACGTGATCGCCACGCGTCTCGTGGCGCGTGACACGATCGAGGAGAAAATCCTGGCGCTGCAGGCGGGTAAGCGCGCGCTGGCCGATGCGATCTTGTCGTCGGATCGCACCGGGCTCGCCTCGATCGGGCGAGAGGAGCTGGAGTTGCTGCTCGCGTAG
- a CDS encoding cation:proton antiporter: MSVLGWMAAVGGLLLLMALTSSQVERLPISTSLIYLAVGLALGPGGFELLRLDIESQRTWLETLTEFAVIVSLFVGGLRLRLPLQNTAWRVAFRLAGPVMLLSIVGVAAASMLLLGLPLGMALLLGAIVAPTDPVLAAEVTVNDAEDHDRVRYGLSGEAGLNDGAAFPFVIFALLYTQRGGVDAWVGEWLLTRVLWAVPGGLAIGYLLGTGLGQLAIRIRARTTDASAPNDFLALALIALSYVAAERAHAWGFLAVFAAGVGLRHAEVRIVRASPHPEVAELIEPNAVGVGVAEHPPAETLITARVSAEQSQEPAVAAGVLIAEALSFGDTLERMLEVLLVVLVGIAVASVWSWPAAMLAVVVFVAIRPASTWLSLKGSRTSRAQRLLLGWFGIRGIGSLYYLSYALNHGVPSSDAALLVSLVVTVVACSIVIHGISVTPVLQWYERSVNRRV, encoded by the coding sequence ATGAGCGTCCTCGGATGGATGGCCGCCGTTGGTGGGCTACTGCTGCTCATGGCGCTGACCTCGTCGCAGGTCGAGCGACTTCCCATCTCGACGTCTCTGATCTACCTCGCGGTCGGGCTGGCCCTCGGACCGGGCGGGTTCGAGCTGTTGCGGCTCGACATCGAGTCGCAGCGTACATGGCTCGAGACACTCACCGAGTTTGCCGTCATCGTGTCGCTGTTCGTGGGCGGTCTACGGTTGCGCTTGCCGTTGCAGAACACGGCGTGGCGCGTAGCATTCCGACTGGCGGGCCCGGTGATGTTGCTCTCCATCGTCGGTGTCGCCGCCGCCTCCATGCTGCTGCTCGGCTTGCCGCTGGGCATGGCGCTGCTGCTGGGGGCGATTGTCGCGCCCACCGATCCGGTGTTAGCGGCCGAGGTCACCGTGAATGACGCGGAAGATCACGATCGGGTGCGCTACGGATTGTCGGGTGAAGCAGGGCTGAATGACGGCGCAGCGTTTCCGTTCGTGATCTTCGCGCTGCTCTACACGCAGCGCGGGGGCGTGGATGCGTGGGTCGGCGAATGGTTGCTCACGCGTGTGCTGTGGGCAGTGCCGGGCGGTCTCGCCATCGGCTATCTGCTGGGAACCGGGCTCGGACAACTCGCGATCCGCATCCGGGCGCGCACCACCGACGCCAGCGCACCCAACGACTTCCTCGCCTTGGCGCTCATTGCCCTTTCTTACGTTGCCGCGGAACGCGCCCATGCCTGGGGCTTCCTCGCGGTGTTTGCGGCCGGCGTGGGGCTGCGTCACGCCGAGGTGCGCATCGTGCGCGCGTCGCCACATCCGGAAGTGGCGGAGCTGATCGAACCCAATGCTGTCGGCGTCGGAGTTGCGGAACACCCGCCGGCCGAGACGCTCATCACCGCGCGCGTGAGCGCGGAGCAGAGTCAGGAGCCGGCCGTGGCGGCGGGTGTGCTGATCGCCGAGGCGTTGTCGTTCGGAGATACGTTGGAGCGCATGCTCGAAGTACTGCTGGTCGTGTTGGTCGGCATCGCCGTCGCGTCGGTGTGGAGCTGGCCGGCTGCGATGCTAGCGGTGGTGGTGTTCGTCGCGATCCGCCCCGCGAGCACGTGGCTGTCACTCAAGGGATCGCGCACCTCGCGTGCGCAGCGCCTCCTGCTGGGCTGGTTCGGCATTCGCGGCATCGGCAGTTTGTACTACCTGAGCTACGCGCTCAATCACGGCGTGCCGAGCAGCGACGCCGCGCTGTTGGTGAGTCTGGTCGTCACGGTGGTGGCGTGCAGCATTGTGATCCACGGCATTTCGGTGACACCGGTACTTCAGTGGTATGAGCGTTCAGTGAATCGGCGCGTGTGA